Proteins encoded in a region of the Drosophila gunungcola strain Sukarami chromosome 3L unlocalized genomic scaffold, Dgunungcola_SK_2 000005F, whole genome shotgun sequence genome:
- the LOC128259575 gene encoding sex determination protein fruitless isoform X1: protein MSVQQFCLRWNNHQPNFISVCSSLLHNGTLVDVTLAAEGRQLQAHKIVLSACSSYFQALFTTNPCQHPIVILKDVQYDDLKTMVDFMYYGEVNVSQEQLPHILKTAEMLKIKGLAEMPTDPANLTKSDSKSSTDGNELVGGGGSGVGTGAGTSTGSLGAGSGSSVGDSLWSSSEAQQFQQQQQQQQQAQQQAQHHHHQQQQQAALQQAQQQQAQQQQQAQQQQHHHHHHQQQQGGQGQAGQTHHHQMRRTPSPLSAGTSPATRRKRLRKSSNNGSGERNNVEEQHNSSLDAGNGAGNAGLSLAQMSQMSFGAGGSLAGHSLHAAKLLKESASAELEQQPQDSDLDDGHGHLHMQIKPEVDIGGVNQTMPLDISGGTTPSEHDAPNSQSSHSEPSPAHAPHAPHPPLAAASSSSGGSGSFERSFSIGGVGSVDCDPDGTPSSPVVMGTKRNRVLTRQPRVKRDSDSISSTNQISPDTAATTLDFDPFNAAGAASSVTARDYSTTGASHHLHHQPTVHGHHGHHHLLAVPPRIERHASEPAPSLGPSTPHLLSVPSSTPYLIKQHSDPLLPRQSALHMAGGSGSGMTATGSNPFAPLHRQYSHPLSGTSSASHVSPAPLHHPHHISLPESIYASGSPPPAGSSQYLVPTRVVTCQTVVSSETAATPTNASPGSSSTVSAAVSVVTSPISGIQLQNTASRHPLSPTFSVASSDVAHERRSPHSPGRSQQVVERAGKIQAEAANGGSRLRNAKSASSGSIGGTHTHLHPGQATTMSSSFEHLPTLRVKNEELQRSVSSPQTQREIITLDNPRSSHCPVIRPGPALGCNFCWNTIDGHGRILRRKTKYHCPECQTNLCIVPCFQEYHERLNNEASSAAGENQVNSSSTTGLGSGSGSGSSGKASPYVATAGNSSHSGGGARPYTKTESI from the exons ATGTCCGTGCAGCAGTTCTGCCTGCGTTGGAACAACCACCAGCCGAACTTCATATCGGTCTGCTCCTCGCTGCTGCACAATGGCACCCTGGTGGACGTCACCCTGGCCGCCGAGGGGCGCCAACTGCAGGCCCACAAAATAGTGCTTTCCGCTTGCAGTTCGTACTTTCAG GCCCTGTTTACCACAAATCCGTGCCAACATCCCATCGTCATCCTGAAGGATGTGCAGTACGATGACCTAAAGACCATGGTGGACTTTATGTACTATGGCGAGGTGAATGTGTCGCAGGAGCAGCTGCCGCACATCCTCAAAACGGCCGAGATGCTCAAGATCAAGGGCCTGGCGGAGATGCCCACGGATCCGGCCAATCTGACCAAGTCGGACAGCAAATCCTCCACCGATGGCAACGAATTGGTGGGTGGCGGCGGTTCGGGTGTGGGCACTGGAGCGGGCACTTCGACTGGCAGCTTAGGCGCCGGCAGTGGCAGCAGCGTGGGCGATTCCCTGTGGAGCAGCAGCGAGGCACAGCagttccagcagcagcagcagcaacaacaacaggccCAGCAACAGGCGCAGCATCAtcaccaccagcaacagcagcaggcggcgctgcagcaggcgcagcagcaacaggcgcagcagcagcaacaggcgcagcagcagcaacaccatcaccaccaccatcagcagcagcagggcgGACAGGGACAGGCGGGGCAGACGCATCACCACCAGATGCGACGCACGCCTTCGCCCTTGAGCGCCGGCACTTCGCCGGCCACCAGGCGCAAAAGATTGCGCAAATCCTCGAATAACG GCTCTGGCGAACGCAACAATGTGGAGGAGCAGCACAATAGCTCATTAGATGCGGGCAATGGCGCCGGGAATGCCGGTCTAAGTCTCGCCCAGATGAGCCAAATGTCGTTTGGCGCGGGCGGCAGCCTGGCCGGTCACTCGCTGCACGCGGCCAAGCTGCTCAAGGAGTCGGCTAGCGCCGAGCTCGAGCAGCAACCGCAGGACTCGGATCTGGACGACGGACACGGACACTTACACATGCAAATT AAGCCCGAAGTGGACATTGGCGGCGTGAATCAGACGATGCCCCTGGACATCTCTGGCGGAACCACACCATCCGAGCACGATGCGCCCAACTCCCAGTCCTCGCACTCGG AACCCAGTCCGGCACATGCCCCCCATGCGCCACATCCTCCTCTGGCGGCCGCAAGCAGCAGTAGCGGTGGAAGTGGGAGCTTCGAGCGCTCCTTCAGCATCGGAGGCGTTGGCTCCGTCGACTGCGATCCGGATGGCACGCCCAGTTCGCCAGTGGTGATGGGCACGAAGCGCAACCGGGTCTTGACCCGCCAGCCGAGGGTGAAGCGGGACAGCGACAGCATCTCCTCCACGAATCAGATTTCGCCGGACACGGCTGCCACCACGCTCGACTTCGATCCGTTCAACGCTGCAGGGGCGGCGAGTAGTGTCACGGCCAGGGACTATTCCACCACGGGAGCATCGCATCATCTGCATCACCAGCCGACGGTCCATGGTCATCATGGTCACCATCACCTGCTGGCCGTGCCGCCGAGGATTGAGCGACATGCCTCCGAGCCGGCGCCCAGCTTGGGCCCTTCCACGCCGCACCTGCTCAGCGTGCCGTCCAGCACTCCGTATCTCATCAAGCAGCACTCGGATCCGCTCCTGCCCCGTCAGTCTGCCCTCCACATGGCGGGTGGATCTGGTTCGGGAATGACAGCCACAGGCAGCAATCCCTTTGCCCCACTGCATCGGCAATACTCGCATCCGCTGTCGGGGACAAGTAGTGCCAGCCACGTCAGTCCGGCTCCGCTCCACCATCCGCACCACATCTCGCTGCCCGAGTCCATCTACGCCTCGGGATCACCGCCGCCGGCCGGCTCCTCGCAGTACCTGGTGCCCACGCGTGTGGTGACCTGTCAGACGGTGGTTTCCAGTGAAACGGCCGCCACGCCCACGAACGCCAGTCCCGGCTCCTCATCGACTGTGTCGGCCGCCGTGTCCGTGGTTACCTCACCCATATCGGGAATCCAGCTGCAGAACACCGCCAGTCGGCATCCCTTGTCGCCCACATTCTCCGTGGCCTCATCGGATGTGGCCCACGAGCGGAGGTCACCGCATTCACCCGGCAGATCGCAGCAGGTGGTGGAGCGGGCGGGAAAAATTCAGGCAGAGGCGGCCAACGGCGGATCGAGGCTGCGAAATGCCAAGTCCGCCTCCTCGGGCTCCATCGGTGGCACCCACACCCATCTGCATCCCGGACAGGCAACCACCATGAGCAGTTCGTTCGAGCATTTGCCCACGCTGCGCGTCAAGAACGAGGAACTGCAGCGATCGGTGTCTTCACCACAG ACCCAACGGGAAATCATCACCCTAGATAATCCACGTTCTAGTCACTGCCCGGTAATTCGGCCGGGTCCGGCGCTGGGCTGCAACTTCTGCTGGAACACCATCGATGGGCATGGCCGCATTTTGCGCCGCAAAACGAAGTACCATTGCCCGGAGTGCCAGACGAATTTGTGCATTGTGCCCTGCTTCCAGGAGTACCACGAGCGGCTCAACAACGAGGCCTCCTCGGCTGCTGGAGAGAATCAGgtgaacagcagcagcacgacGGGATTGGGATCGGGTTCGGGAAGCGGGAGCAGTGGCAAGGCATCGCCGTATGTCGCCACTGCGGGAAACAGCAGCCACAGCGGAGGAGGAGCTCGTCCCTACACCAAGACGGAGTCGATATAA
- the LOC128259575 gene encoding longitudinals lacking protein, isoforms J/P/Q/S/Z isoform X2, which produces MSVQQFCLRWNNHQPNFISVCSSLLHNGTLVDVTLAAEGRQLQAHKIVLSACSSYFQALFTTNPCQHPIVILKDVQYDDLKTMVDFMYYGEVNVSQEQLPHILKTAEMLKIKGLAEMPTDPANLTKSDSKSSTDGNELVGGGGSGVGTGAGTSTGSLGAGSGSSVGDSLWSSSEAQQFQQQQQQQQQAQQQAQHHHHQQQQQAALQQAQQQQAQQQQQAQQQQHHHHHHQQQQGGQGQAGQTHHHQMRRTPSPLSAGTSPATRRKRLRKSSNNGSGERNNVEEQHNSSLDAGNGAGNAGLSLAQMSQMSFGAGGSLAGHSLHAAKLLKESASAELEQQPQDSDLDDGHGHLHMQIKPEVDIGGVNQTMPLDISGGTTPSEHDAPNSQSSHSGLQWTVVDSNYPRFSLPACQSNLLGNGGGGSGGGGTGSQSSGANSTVNSDQRQQHEAQQQAVTQQQQHLQQLHYQQQQQQQQQEQASASGQAYSSQIITVNNLVGSYATAAQNLSPSESNMVQSVYSQGPTPTQSPAHTGGASAVGAGGAGNAGSAGNGGATGPANQVVKRKRSVNPQGDENFIRALEAVRTGGIGFCKAARLYGVNNRTLWLEYKKRGYPVSRPSIKARVVKQEPNLSPSPTPSTNQGDDNTNETLSMQIPPQAETPTPSLMCTPHHAGLGSGAGSLPGGGNSHPAIGVMSLFDPRYMDSPGNVHSMTRQRYIEATGGGAGAGTGAGTGTINVNPTTAMNLQSINFNSI; this is translated from the exons ATGTCCGTGCAGCAGTTCTGCCTGCGTTGGAACAACCACCAGCCGAACTTCATATCGGTCTGCTCCTCGCTGCTGCACAATGGCACCCTGGTGGACGTCACCCTGGCCGCCGAGGGGCGCCAACTGCAGGCCCACAAAATAGTGCTTTCCGCTTGCAGTTCGTACTTTCAG GCCCTGTTTACCACAAATCCGTGCCAACATCCCATCGTCATCCTGAAGGATGTGCAGTACGATGACCTAAAGACCATGGTGGACTTTATGTACTATGGCGAGGTGAATGTGTCGCAGGAGCAGCTGCCGCACATCCTCAAAACGGCCGAGATGCTCAAGATCAAGGGCCTGGCGGAGATGCCCACGGATCCGGCCAATCTGACCAAGTCGGACAGCAAATCCTCCACCGATGGCAACGAATTGGTGGGTGGCGGCGGTTCGGGTGTGGGCACTGGAGCGGGCACTTCGACTGGCAGCTTAGGCGCCGGCAGTGGCAGCAGCGTGGGCGATTCCCTGTGGAGCAGCAGCGAGGCACAGCagttccagcagcagcagcagcaacaacaacaggccCAGCAACAGGCGCAGCATCAtcaccaccagcaacagcagcaggcggcgctgcagcaggcgcagcagcaacaggcgcagcagcagcaacaggcgcagcagcagcaacaccatcaccaccaccatcagcagcagcagggcgGACAGGGACAGGCGGGGCAGACGCATCACCACCAGATGCGACGCACGCCTTCGCCCTTGAGCGCCGGCACTTCGCCGGCCACCAGGCGCAAAAGATTGCGCAAATCCTCGAATAACG GCTCTGGCGAACGCAACAATGTGGAGGAGCAGCACAATAGCTCATTAGATGCGGGCAATGGCGCCGGGAATGCCGGTCTAAGTCTCGCCCAGATGAGCCAAATGTCGTTTGGCGCGGGCGGCAGCCTGGCCGGTCACTCGCTGCACGCGGCCAAGCTGCTCAAGGAGTCGGCTAGCGCCGAGCTCGAGCAGCAACCGCAGGACTCGGATCTGGACGACGGACACGGACACTTACACATGCAAATT AAGCCCGAAGTGGACATTGGCGGCGTGAATCAGACGATGCCCCTGGACATCTCTGGCGGAACCACACCATCCGAGCACGATGCGCCCAACTCCCAGTCCTCGCACTCGG GTCTGCAATGGACAGTTGTCGATTCGAACTATCCGCGCTTCTCCCTGCCCGCCTGCCAGTCCAACTTGCTGGGCAATGGCGGTGGTGGCAGTGGTGGTGGCGGCACTGGCAGTCAGAGCAGTGGTGCAAATAGCACCGTCAATAGCgatcagcggcagcagcaCGAGGCCCAGCAACAGGCCGTcacccagcagcaacaacacctGCAGCAGCTACActaccaacagcagcagcagcaacagcagcaggagcaggccTCCGCCTCGGGACAGGCCTACTCATCGCAGATCATCACCGTGAACAACCTAGTCGGCAGCTACGCGACGGCGGCCCAAAACCTATCGCCCAGCGAATCGAACATGGTGCAATCGGTCTACAGTCAGGGTCCGACGCCCACTCAATCGCCCGCGCATACGGGCGGAGCCAGTGCCGTCGGcgcaggaggagcaggaaaTGCTGGCAGTGCGGGCAACGGAGGAGCTACTGGGCCAGCCAATCAGGTGGTGAAACGCAAGCGATCGGTGAATCCGCAGGGAGATGAGAACTTTATACGCGCTCTGGAGGCAGTGCGCACGGGCGGCATTGGTTTCTGCAAGGCAGCACGACTGTATGGCGTCAATAACAGAACTCTCTGGCTGGAGTACAAGAAGCGGGGCTACCCCGTGTCCAGGCCCAGCATAAAGGCGCGCGTGGTCAAGCAGGAGCCGAATTTGTCGCCCTCGCCCACGCCCTCAACGAATCAGGGTGATGACAACACCAACGAGACGTTGAGCATGCAGATTCCTCCCCAAGCGGAGACGCCAACGCCCTCGCTGATGTGCACTCCGCATCATGCGGGCTTGGGGAGTGGAGCTGGCAGCCTGCCCGGCGGGGGAAACTCCCACCCAGCCATTGGCGTGATGAGCCTGTTCGATCCGCGCTACATGGACTCCCCCGGCAATGTGCACTCGATGACGCGGCAGCGTTACATTGAAGCCACCGGCGGAGGAGCGGGCGCGGGAACGGGCGCAGGAACTGGAACCATCAATGTCAATCCCACCACCGCCATGAATCTACAGAGTATTAACTTCAACTCGATATAG
- the LOC128259604 gene encoding NADH dehydrogenase [ubiquinone] iron-sulfur protein 3, mitochondrial — MAALIRNLGARAAVAALSAKHVVPAAGLSALRMNSTAPVDPKRADKPTVRQPDAVARSHLSDFGRYVAECLPKYVQKVQLTAGDELEVLIAPDGVVPVLQFLKDHHQAQFTNLIDIAGVDVPCRKNRFEVVYNLLSLRYNSRVRVKTYTDELTPLDSVCEVHKAANWYEREIWDMYGVFFANHPDLRRILTDYGFEGHPQRRDFPLSGYVELRYDDEKKRVVCEPLELAQEFRKFDLSAPWEQFPNFRNANPPAEVVPTQPAPAKK; from the exons ATGGCGGCCTTAATCAGGAATCTGGGTGCCCGAGCCGCAGTCGCCGCTCTGTCGGCCAAACATG TGGTGCCCGCTGCAGGACTAAGTGCCCTCCGGATGAACAGCACGGCGCCCGTAGATCCTAAGAGGGCGGATAAGC CCACTGTCCGGCAGCCGGATGCAGTTGCTCGCTCGCATCTCTCTGATTTTGGACGCTACGTGGCCGAGTGTCTGCCCAAGTACGTGCAGAAGGTCCAACTGACCGCTGGCGATGAGCTGGAGGTTCTCATTGCTCCCGATGGCGTGGTGCCGGTGCTGCAGTTCCTCAAGGATCACCACCAGGCGCAGTTCACCAACCTGATCGATATTGCCGGCGTGGATGTCCCCTGCCGCAAGAACCGCTTTGAGGTGGTCTACAATCTCTTGTCGCTGCGTTATAACTCCAGAGTTCGCGTGAAGACCTACACCGATGAGCTTACTCCATTGGATTCGGTGTGCGAGGTGCACAAGGCGGCCAACTGGTATGAGCGTGAGATCTGGGACATGTACGGCGTGTTCTTTGCCAACCACCCCGATTTGCGTCGCATCTTGACCGATTACGGATTCGAGGGGCATCCCCAGCGACGCGACTTTCCCTTGTCCGGCTATGTGGAGCTGCGCTACGATGACGAGAAGAAACGCGTCGTCTGCGAGCCCTTGGAATTGGCCCAAGAGTTCCGGAAGTTCGACCTGTCGGCTCCGTGGGAGCAGTTCCCCAACTTCCGCAACGCAAATCCGCCCGCCGAGGTCGTTCCCACACAGCCAGCTCCGGCCAAGAAGTAA